The Symphalangus syndactylus isolate Jambi chromosome 8, NHGRI_mSymSyn1-v2.1_pri, whole genome shotgun sequence genome includes a window with the following:
- the LOC129487786 gene encoding uncharacterized protein yields MICGFEGRETGEVAAAGAGGGTGTCRGRSGQLRGARDDGCPVRGPSGSAAAEPLGLTAGPEPQRSGGGGGLTILPRGPVPSNRHRPRCGSAGGSSLTFLAGGASARCPGPGGGGGGDDVGRGGREGRRLDLQRQQEKGTGEGGGAAGAEAAAARATLRYPRWVPVNAPFSLLLSISPGG; encoded by the coding sequence ATGATCTGTGGCTTCGAGGGGCGGGAGACGGGCGAGGTGGCCGCAGCGGGGGCGGGCGGCGGGACCGGGACGTGCAGGGGGAGGTCCGGGCAGCTGCGGGGAGCCCGGGACGACGGCTGTCCGGTGCGGGGTCCCTCCGGTTCCGCGGCGGCAGAGCCTCTAGGCCTCACGGCCGGACCCGAACCTCAGCGTTCCGGTGGCGGCGGCGGCCTCACGATCCTCCCCCGCGGGCCCGTCCCATCAAATCGGCACCGACCCCGTTGCGGCTCCGCCGGTGGCTCCTCGCTCACATTCCTGGCGGGCGGCGCCTCAGCTCGTTGCCCCGgacccggcggcggcggcggcggcgacgacGTGGGGagggggggaagggagggacgAAGACTGGATCTGCAGCGGCAGCAAGAGAAGGGgacaggagaaggaggaggagccgCAGGAGCTGAAGCCGCCGCTGCCAGAGCCACCCTTCGCTACCCGCGGTGGGTCCCAGTCAatgcccctttctctctcctattGTCAATATCACCGGGCGGCTGA